The following coding sequences are from one Desulfobacterales bacterium window:
- a CDS encoding FGGY-family carbohydrate kinase: protein MKAEKYVLSVDHGTSGVKTAIVSVYGKIIDSESKKTKINFLQNGGSEQDPEEWWSAFKTTSKTLIKKGKIPAENIVAICVSSTLSTTVAVDKDGNNLMPAITWMDVRGAPYVKKIMYEFPSFMGYGIKNILKWVPKTGGAPSLSGKDDIGHVLFIKNEFPNIYEKTFMFLPSKDYFNLKLTGTFASSYDSMTLFWVIDSRNINNLSYAQDLISQLGIDRDKLPELVRSTHILGNIKFEVANELGLKRDVKVVCGAADHQSAGIGSGAVKDFEGHIYIGTSSWVECHVPFKKTDVLHSIASFPSAIPGKYYCVNEQDMAGGCLDFLINNIINVYPPKELIENFNDTYKKVDEMAKISKPGSNNLIFTPWLNGERTPVDASFLRGGLYNLSKTTSSNDIARATLEGVAYNTRWSLEYVEKFIKKNMESYNIIGGGAISDLWCQIHADVLNKRICRVKNPRAANSRGAAFIASAGLSYINFADIPNLIEYDGIFYPKHDNRRIYDKLFKEFKNIYINNQAMFHRLNNFC, encoded by the coding sequence ATGAAGGCGGAAAAATATGTTTTATCTGTTGATCACGGCACTTCTGGTGTTAAAACAGCAATTGTATCTGTCTATGGAAAAATCATTGACTCTGAAAGTAAAAAAACAAAAATTAATTTTCTGCAAAACGGAGGATCCGAACAAGACCCTGAAGAATGGTGGTCGGCCTTCAAAACAACCTCCAAAACATTAATTAAAAAAGGAAAAATACCGGCCGAAAATATTGTTGCTATTTGTGTTTCGAGCACTTTATCTACAACTGTTGCTGTGGATAAGGATGGAAATAACTTAATGCCTGCAATTACATGGATGGATGTTAGAGGGGCTCCCTATGTAAAAAAAATTATGTATGAATTTCCAAGTTTTATGGGTTATGGCATAAAAAATATTCTGAAATGGGTGCCAAAAACAGGAGGGGCTCCATCTCTATCAGGAAAAGATGATATTGGTCACGTCCTTTTCATAAAAAATGAGTTTCCCAATATTTATGAAAAAACCTTCATGTTTCTTCCGAGCAAAGATTATTTTAATTTAAAACTTACAGGTACTTTTGCATCTTCCTACGATTCCATGACTCTTTTTTGGGTTATTGATTCAAGAAATATTAATAATTTGAGTTATGCTCAAGACCTTATTTCACAATTAGGAATTGATAGAGATAAACTTCCAGAGCTTGTAAGATCAACTCACATTCTTGGAAACATTAAATTTGAAGTCGCTAATGAATTAGGCCTTAAACGCGATGTTAAGGTAGTGTGTGGAGCTGCCGATCACCAGTCAGCAGGTATTGGTTCTGGAGCTGTTAAAGATTTTGAAGGCCACATTTATATTGGAACTTCATCATGGGTTGAATGCCATGTGCCTTTTAAAAAAACAGACGTTCTTCATTCAATTGCATCTTTTCCATCTGCTATACCCGGCAAATATTATTGTGTAAATGAGCAAGACATGGCTGGAGGTTGTCTTGATTTTTTAATTAATAATATAATTAATGTCTATCCCCCAAAAGAATTAATAGAAAATTTTAATGATACTTATAAAAAAGTTGATGAAATGGCTAAAATTTCTAAGCCTGGAAGCAATAATCTTATATTCACCCCATGGCTAAATGGAGAAAGAACTCCAGTAGATGCTTCTTTTTTAAGAGGAGGTCTCTATAATTTATCTAAAACCACTTCCTCAAATGACATAGCAAGGGCCACTCTTGAAGGCGTAGCGTATAATACAAGATGGAGCCTTGAATACGTTGAAAAATTCATAAAAAAAAATATGGAATCATATAATATAATTGGAGGTGGGGCTATTTCTGATTTATGGTGCCAAATTCATGCAGATGTTTTAAATAAGCGTATATGCCGAGTTAAAAATCCAAGGGCCGCTAATTCAAGAGGTGCTGCATTTATAGCATCTGCAGGGCTTAGTTATATTAATTTTGCAGATATTCCTAATCTAATTGAATATGATGGTATCTTTTATCCTAAACATGACAATAGAAGAATTTATGATAAATTATTTAAAGAATTTAAAAATATATATATAAATAATCAAGCTATGTTTCATAGATTAAATAATTTTTGTTGA
- a CDS encoding ABC transporter substrate-binding protein, with product MKKKCYQIFILALLVLSVTPAISGELKHVTFRSKWVPQSQFAGFYVAKAKGFYKDAGLHVEIRPGGPGISSLENVAAGKDTFTVEWLMNAIALASKGAPIVNTAQIFQTTGLMLVSLKKSGIEKISQMDGKKVGVWPALFQIPPSMLMKTNNIRPKLVTQLFSMDDFINGKLDVASAMIYNEYHMVLESGIKAEELNAFHFKDYGLNFPDDGIYVNKNTIEKDPELVRSFTKASIKGWIYAINNPEETVAIVMDVIKEANTGTTEKHQQTMLQEVAKLILYKEGINNIGFLSDKTFEFIYDSLKNSKMIDKPVQFVDFYRPTYK from the coding sequence ATGAAAAAAAAATGCTATCAAATTTTTATACTTGCACTTTTAGTTCTGTCCGTAACACCTGCCATTAGTGGAGAACTCAAACATGTTACATTTCGTTCCAAATGGGTGCCTCAATCTCAATTTGCTGGGTTTTATGTTGCTAAAGCTAAAGGATTTTACAAAGATGCTGGATTACATGTAGAAATTCGTCCTGGAGGACCAGGAATCTCTTCGCTTGAAAATGTTGCAGCTGGAAAAGATACTTTTACTGTAGAATGGCTTATGAACGCAATTGCTCTTGCTTCAAAAGGAGCTCCAATAGTTAATACCGCTCAAATTTTTCAAACAACTGGTTTAATGCTTGTAAGCTTAAAAAAATCAGGCATTGAAAAAATCTCCCAAATGGACGGCAAAAAAGTTGGAGTTTGGCCAGCATTATTTCAGATTCCTCCATCTATGCTAATGAAAACAAATAATATTCGTCCAAAACTTGTAACCCAATTATTCTCTATGGATGATTTCATAAATGGCAAACTTGATGTTGCATCCGCAATGATCTACAATGAATATCACATGGTACTTGAATCTGGGATTAAAGCAGAAGAACTCAATGCATTTCATTTTAAAGATTATGGGTTAAATTTTCCAGATGATGGTATTTATGTTAATAAAAATACTATAGAAAAAGACCCTGAACTCGTGCGTAGCTTTACAAAAGCTTCTATTAAGGGCTGGATATACGCCATTAATAATCCAGAAGAAACAGTTGCAATTGTAATGGATGTTATTAAAGAAGCTAATACAGGAACAACTGAAAAACATCAGCAAACCATGCTTCAAGAAGTAGCAAAATTGATTCTTTATAAAGAAGGCATAAACAATATTGGTTTTTTATCAGATAAAACTTTTGAATTCATTTATGATTCTTTAAAAAATTCTAAAATGATTGATAAACCTGTTCAATTTGTAGATTTTTATCGGCCTACATATAAATAA
- a CDS encoding response regulator codes for MGALNFKHFSVKLQLILILVASSLVPSLIVGCVSYFFSKNLSIKYALNVEFIAEDVLKQLEDQLTKVEKTLIMISKEAVFSDVSVAMPDVEAISVSELLAEVIKTHKYFSKLIVTNNNGIILATETPRSNFIGNQFEINFEFENNNVVRGKFESDKSSNSILKGFWMHVPIFSLWDKSSPIGILSGFYSPKVLQDLIQKHSIDGQPQDKFRYIELLSNDGFLLTCPQVVNHTDKFAYNRIESLPELKNMLRKGSKRGKIESVKDDWGNKIIGFSKDVKSGLIILAYVDKFIVFRQIHTIRNFLFIFLSSIIILSVICALAVSKNFTIPLFNLIKGVRRISDGDLKYKVAVTTKNEFADLTNSFNKMTKELRKAFKTVSKKNKALKQAEKKYRQIFENAIEGIFQITLEGVIINANKSMAILFGYNSPSELIHSITNFADQCYLRPEEFDQLIAKVKKNKFFVGFESQFKRKNGSLFWGSKNIRLVFGENNTISHYEGSIIDITEYKKLRESEKERESAEAAAKAKSDFLANMSHEIRTPMNAIIGLTSLSLKTEVNAKQYDYLKKIEKSAQSLLGIINDILDFSKIEAGKLDMEYIPFNLEEVFFNISTLLGLKTDEKDLELLFDIDPTVPYGLIGDPLRLSQVLINLVSNAIKFTKKGQIIVRLERLASQVSDQVILKFSVIDTGIGMTKEQLDKLFKPFSQADSTTTRKFGGTGLGLMISKRLVEMMNGEIWVESEVGKGSKFSFTARFRKKVEEKAKKNTYPVDFKNIKVLVVDDNPTARELLVNALESFSFKVDQVASGKEAIDELEKLSSSNTYQMVFIDWKMPDMDGIEASRLIKLNEKLGKTPAILMVTAYGREEIKKKAEAVGIDAFLMKPVTKSLLFDTIMGVLGKEIIDESCVSRQKIEEIKGLSQIRGAKILLVEDNEINQQVASELLEQEGFFVTTAENGVEALEIIRSKAQYIRDNIAKIPFDIVLMDVQMPEMDGYETTEAIRKLEAEFHLSNIIKFQIPIIAMTAHAMTGEREKCLKAGMNDYVSKPIDTRQLFETIVRWIEPDKREVNLTKKIMKDVNIVNDLSEKITGIDIDSGLVRVGGNKKLYKDLLKSFLTNYSTKSEQIRVELDIANFDKAIILAHTLKGVAGNIGAQSVFLAAMELELAIKQNNKTAIDIYIDKLSEALLEVINSLEYWASRQDSVK; via the coding sequence ATGGGTGCTCTAAATTTCAAACATTTTTCTGTGAAGCTTCAACTAATTCTTATTTTAGTCGCTTCTTCTTTAGTTCCATCTCTTATTGTTGGGTGTGTTTCTTATTTTTTTTCAAAAAATCTTTCGATCAAATATGCTCTTAACGTAGAGTTTATTGCAGAAGATGTGCTAAAACAACTTGAAGATCAATTAACTAAGGTAGAAAAAACATTAATAATGATCAGTAAGGAAGCTGTCTTTTCAGATGTTTCTGTTGCTATGCCAGACGTAGAAGCTATATCTGTATCTGAATTGTTAGCTGAAGTTATAAAAACCCATAAATATTTTTCTAAACTAATTGTTACTAATAACAATGGTATTATTTTGGCAACTGAAACTCCAAGAAGCAATTTTATTGGAAATCAATTTGAAATCAATTTTGAATTTGAAAATAACAATGTTGTTAGGGGAAAATTTGAGTCAGATAAGTCGTCAAATTCTATATTAAAAGGATTTTGGATGCATGTCCCAATTTTTTCATTATGGGATAAATCTTCCCCTATTGGTATTTTAAGCGGATTTTATTCTCCTAAAGTTCTACAAGACCTAATCCAAAAGCATTCAATTGATGGCCAACCCCAAGATAAATTTCGTTACATTGAATTATTGAGTAATGATGGTTTTTTGCTTACCTGTCCACAAGTTGTAAATCATACCGATAAGTTTGCTTACAATAGAATAGAATCACTGCCAGAATTAAAAAATATGCTTCGTAAAGGTTCTAAACGAGGAAAAATTGAATCAGTTAAAGATGATTGGGGAAATAAAATTATCGGATTTTCAAAAGATGTAAAATCGGGTTTAATTATTCTTGCCTATGTCGATAAATTTATTGTGTTCAGGCAAATTCATACCATTAGAAACTTTCTCTTTATTTTTTTATCATCAATTATAATTTTGAGCGTTATATGTGCCTTAGCGGTATCTAAAAATTTTACAATACCTCTTTTTAACCTAATAAAAGGTGTTAGACGAATTTCAGATGGAGATCTTAAGTATAAAGTAGCTGTTACCACAAAAAATGAGTTTGCGGATCTTACTAATTCTTTTAATAAAATGACAAAGGAACTTCGTAAAGCATTTAAAACTGTTTCAAAAAAAAATAAAGCTTTGAAACAAGCTGAAAAGAAGTATAGACAGATATTTGAAAATGCTATTGAAGGAATATTTCAAATTACATTAGAGGGAGTTATCATCAATGCAAACAAATCAATGGCTATATTGTTTGGTTATAATTCTCCGTCAGAATTAATTCACTCTATTACTAATTTTGCAGATCAATGCTACTTAAGACCAGAAGAGTTTGATCAACTAATTGCTAAAGTTAAAAAAAATAAATTTTTTGTAGGATTTGAAAGTCAATTTAAACGAAAAAATGGAAGCCTGTTTTGGGGATCAAAAAATATTAGGCTTGTATTTGGTGAAAATAATACTATTTCTCACTACGAAGGTTCTATAATTGATATAACAGAATATAAAAAATTAAGAGAATCTGAAAAAGAGCGAGAATCGGCTGAAGCAGCAGCTAAAGCTAAAAGCGATTTTTTAGCTAATATGAGTCATGAGATTAGAACACCCATGAATGCCATTATAGGATTAACGAGTCTCTCCTTAAAAACAGAAGTAAATGCTAAGCAATATGATTATCTAAAAAAAATTGAAAAATCTGCACAATCTTTGCTTGGTATTATTAATGATATCCTCGATTTTTCCAAGATTGAAGCTGGTAAGTTGGATATGGAGTATATTCCATTTAATCTTGAAGAAGTATTTTTTAATATTTCCACTTTACTTGGTTTAAAAACTGATGAAAAAGACTTGGAGCTTTTATTTGATATTGATCCAACTGTGCCTTATGGACTTATTGGAGATCCCCTTCGTTTAAGTCAGGTTTTAATTAATCTTGTTAGCAATGCTATCAAATTTACAAAAAAAGGACAAATTATTGTAAGACTGGAACGTTTAGCATCCCAAGTATCTGATCAAGTAATTTTAAAGTTCTCAGTTATAGATACAGGAATTGGGATGACAAAGGAACAATTAGATAAATTGTTTAAACCATTTTCCCAAGCTGATAGTACAACTACTCGTAAATTTGGCGGCACAGGTTTAGGACTTATGATTTCTAAGCGCCTTGTAGAAATGATGAATGGCGAAATTTGGGTAGAAAGTGAAGTAGGAAAAGGCAGTAAATTCTCATTTACCGCTCGATTTAGGAAAAAAGTTGAAGAAAAGGCAAAAAAAAATACATATCCTGTTGATTTTAAAAATATAAAAGTTTTAGTTGTAGATGATAATCCTACAGCGAGAGAACTCCTTGTAAATGCTTTGGAATCTTTTTCTTTTAAAGTCGACCAAGTGGCTTCAGGAAAAGAAGCTATTGACGAATTAGAAAAATTATCTTCAAGCAACACGTATCAAATGGTTTTTATAGACTGGAAAATGCCAGATATGGATGGAATTGAAGCATCTCGACTTATCAAATTAAACGAAAAATTAGGTAAAACACCTGCTATTTTGATGGTAACCGCATATGGTCGGGAAGAGATTAAAAAAAAGGCAGAAGCTGTAGGAATTGATGCTTTCTTGATGAAGCCAGTTACTAAGTCATTACTTTTTGATACTATTATGGGTGTACTTGGAAAAGAAATAATCGACGAATCATGTGTTTCACGACAGAAAATTGAAGAAATAAAAGGATTATCTCAAATTAGAGGTGCAAAAATATTGTTGGTAGAAGATAATGAAATTAACCAACAGGTAGCATCTGAGCTATTGGAGCAAGAGGGCTTTTTCGTGACTACTGCAGAAAATGGAGTAGAGGCTCTGGAAATAATAAGGAGTAAGGCACAATATATAAGGGATAATATTGCAAAGATACCTTTTGATATAGTATTGATGGATGTCCAGATGCCTGAAATGGATGGATATGAGACGACAGAAGCTATTAGAAAATTAGAAGCTGAATTTCACCTTTCAAATATTATTAAATTTCAAATTCCAATTATTGCTATGACTGCACATGCTATGACAGGAGAGCGTGAAAAATGTTTGAAAGCAGGGATGAACGATTATGTTTCTAAGCCTATTGACACAAGGCAATTGTTTGAAACAATTGTTCGCTGGATAGAGCCAGATAAAAGAGAAGTTAATCTCACAAAAAAAATCATGAAGGATGTTAATATAGTTAATGATCTATCTGAAAAAATTACAGGGATTGATATAGATTCTGGATTGGTTCGTGTTGGGGGCAATAAAAAACTTTACAAAGACCTTTTGAAAAGCTTTCTTACCAATTACAGCACTAAATCTGAACAAATTAGAGTTGAATTAGATATTGCCAATTTTGATAAAGCTATAATTTTAGCCCATACACTCAAAGGTGTTGCCGGTAACATCGGAGCCCAGTCCGTGTTTTTAGCCGCAATGGAATTGGAATTGGCCATCAAACAAAATAATAAAACTGCAATAGATATTTATATTGATAAGTTGAGCGAGGCCTTGTTAGAAGTTATTAATTCTCTTGAATATTGGGCTTCAAGACAGGATAGTGTAAAATAA
- a CDS encoding amidohydrolase: protein MLYSRFTKLNDIEGDKVPNSLPFIIDTHVHIFPDRIFMAIWKWFEKYAWPIRYKLTSIDLLNYLLERGIAHIIALQYAHKPGIARELNLYMAKICQQFNNKVTGIATVFPGEEGTKDILSEAFNNGLKGLKLHAHVQCFDMNKKYMDIIYDLCSSENKPIIMHVGREPKSNAYNCDPYLLCNVKKLERVIKNYPKLKICVPHLGMDEFQQYKALIEKYDNIWLDTAMALTDYLPIKNPVILKNIRTDRIMYGSDFPNIPYAWDHELKLLEKSQFSETAKELVSGKNAVHFFNINQT from the coding sequence ATGTTATATTCAAGATTTACAAAATTAAACGATATAGAAGGGGATAAAGTTCCTAATTCTTTACCATTTATAATTGATACACATGTTCATATATTTCCTGATCGCATTTTTATGGCAATATGGAAATGGTTTGAAAAATATGCTTGGCCTATACGTTACAAATTAACGTCTATAGACTTATTGAATTATCTATTAGAACGAGGCATCGCCCATATTATCGCCCTTCAATATGCCCATAAACCTGGTATAGCTCGAGAACTAAATTTATATATGGCTAAAATTTGCCAACAATTTAATAATAAAGTTACAGGAATAGCTACCGTGTTTCCAGGAGAAGAAGGAACTAAAGACATTCTAAGTGAAGCTTTCAACAATGGTCTTAAAGGATTAAAACTCCATGCCCATGTTCAATGCTTTGACATGAACAAAAAATATATGGATATAATTTATGATTTATGCTCATCCGAAAACAAACCTATAATTATGCATGTAGGAAGGGAACCAAAAAGTAATGCTTATAATTGCGATCCGTATTTGTTATGTAATGTAAAAAAATTGGAGCGAGTAATAAAAAATTATCCAAAACTCAAAATTTGTGTTCCCCACTTAGGTATGGATGAATTTCAACAATATAAGGCGTTAATTGAAAAATATGATAATATTTGGCTTGATACAGCTATGGCGTTAACAGATTATTTGCCAATAAAAAATCCTGTAATTTTAAAAAATATAAGAACAGATAGAATAATGTATGGCTCTGACTTTCCTAATATTCCATACGCTTGGGATCATGAGCTTAAATTGCTTGAAAAAAGTCAATTTTCAGAAACAGCTAAAGAGCTTGTTTCAGGAAAAAATGCCGTTCATTTTTTCAATATAAATCAGACCTAA
- a CDS encoding ABC transporter permease subunit, producing the protein MTAYFIRRFLLIFPTFIGITIMVFAITRFVPGGPIERMIAEAQRMKQGSMGISGMQNQSLSNEQIEELKKYYGFDKPVIVSYFLWLKKVLTFDLGVSTRYYDPVWDMITERIPISLYFGILSMILIYGICIPLGIVKAITHKTAIDNISSALVFIGYSIPGWVMGVLLLLLFASKLSIFPLEGFVEDGFKYLSLEKIKDIIMHTVLPLTSYVIGSFAIMTFLMKNTLMDNLSADYVRTAISKGLSFKKAIFKHALRNSLIPIATTFGNNISVILTGSFLIEKVFNIDGMGLLGYESIVQRDYPTVMGILVISSLLFMIGNILSDICVAIVDPRVAFK; encoded by the coding sequence ATGACAGCTTATTTTATCAGACGTTTTTTGCTTATATTTCCCACTTTTATTGGGATAACCATAATGGTATTTGCGATTACCAGATTTGTTCCTGGAGGTCCTATTGAAAGGATGATAGCCGAGGCTCAAAGAATGAAACAGGGCAGTATGGGAATTTCAGGGATGCAAAATCAATCACTTTCCAATGAACAGATCGAGGAATTAAAAAAATATTACGGTTTTGATAAACCAGTGATAGTAAGTTATTTTCTATGGTTAAAAAAAGTTCTAACCTTTGACCTTGGAGTTTCAACAAGATATTATGATCCAGTCTGGGATATGATTACCGAAAGAATACCAATATCACTTTATTTTGGAATTCTTTCAATGATTTTGATTTATGGAATCTGTATTCCCCTTGGAATTGTAAAAGCAATAACCCATAAAACAGCTATTGATAATATAAGTTCTGCATTAGTTTTTATAGGCTACTCCATACCTGGATGGGTAATGGGAGTGCTTCTATTGCTGCTTTTTGCTTCAAAATTATCTATATTCCCTTTAGAAGGTTTTGTGGAAGATGGTTTTAAATATCTTTCCCTTGAAAAAATAAAAGATATTATTATGCACACAGTTCTCCCATTAACATCATACGTTATAGGCTCTTTTGCGATTATGACTTTTCTAATGAAAAATACTCTTATGGATAACCTTTCCGCCGATTATGTCCGAACAGCTATTTCCAAAGGTCTTTCTTTTAAAAAAGCTATTTTCAAACATGCTTTAAGAAATAGCCTTATTCCCATTGCTACCACCTTTGGAAATAATATCTCTGTAATCCTTACAGGCTCATTTTTAATTGAAAAGGTTTTTAACATTGACGGCATGGGACTTCTTGGATATGAATCAATTGTTCAAAGAGATTATCCTACTGTTATGGGTATATTGGTAATATCGTCTCTGCTTTTTATGATCGGAAATATTTTATCAGATATTTGTGTTGCTATAGTTGATCCAAGAGTTGCATTTAAATGA
- a CDS encoding ABC transporter permease subunit, which yields MIKISTITLKKIKRFKSIKRGYYSFIIFTLMIIMSLFSETLVNKRALIVHYEGNYYFPTYGNMLPGKTFGLDYEYETNYRDLSKIFKKQDSKNWLIMPPVPYGPYENDFKDDKYPPLPPSIADKHFLGTDTIGRDILSRVVYGFRIAIFFSICLLLADYLIGVSIGCAMGYIGGKFDLFFQRIIEIWSNVPFLYVIIFISSIVVPNFFTLVVIMAFFGWINMTWIMRTSTYKEKARDYVLAAKALGASNIRIIFNHIIPNTISIIVTFAPFSISNGIVALSALDYLGFGLPPPTPSWGELLNQGWANMYAWWIVTSVIGFMVFTLIIVTFIGEAVREAFDPKLYTVYE from the coding sequence ATGATTAAAATTTCTACTATTACTTTAAAAAAAATAAAGCGTTTTAAATCCATAAAAAGAGGTTATTATTCCTTTATTATTTTTACATTAATGATAATAATGTCTCTTTTTTCCGAAACTTTAGTCAATAAAAGAGCTTTAATTGTTCATTATGAAGGGAATTATTATTTCCCGACTTATGGAAACATGCTTCCAGGCAAAACGTTCGGACTTGATTATGAATATGAAACAAATTATAGGGATTTATCTAAAATATTTAAAAAACAAGACAGCAAAAACTGGTTAATTATGCCTCCTGTTCCTTATGGACCCTATGAAAACGATTTTAAAGATGATAAATATCCGCCTCTTCCTCCGTCAATAGCCGATAAACATTTTTTAGGAACTGATACGATAGGAAGAGATATCTTATCAAGGGTAGTGTATGGATTTAGAATAGCTATTTTTTTTTCAATTTGCCTTCTTTTAGCTGATTATCTTATTGGTGTAAGTATTGGATGTGCTATGGGATATATTGGAGGCAAATTTGATCTTTTCTTTCAAAGAATAATCGAAATTTGGTCAAATGTACCGTTTCTTTATGTAATCATATTTATCTCGTCTATAGTTGTTCCGAATTTTTTTACTCTTGTAGTTATAATGGCGTTTTTTGGATGGATAAACATGACATGGATAATGCGAACGTCAACCTATAAAGAAAAAGCAAGGGATTATGTTCTTGCGGCTAAAGCTCTTGGAGCATCTAACATTAGAATAATTTTTAACCATATAATTCCCAACACAATATCAATTATAGTAACATTTGCTCCTTTTTCTATATCAAATGGAATTGTTGCATTATCAGCTCTTGATTACCTTGGATTTGGACTTCCTCCGCCAACCCCAAGTTGGGGAGAACTTCTTAATCAAGGATGGGCAAATATGTATGCATGGTGGATAGTTACGTCAGTTATTGGTTTTATGGTTTTTACTTTAATTATTGTAACTTTTATTGGAGAAGCTGTAAGAGAAGCGTTTGATCCTAAACTTTATACAGTATATGAATAA
- a CDS encoding ABC transporter substrate-binding protein — protein sequence MKYYFTLVLLTILFLPIFGISSEMKDMPKLPQDIKWLTNDSDPVFASEKAKKGGSITFSILSYPMTFRTVGPDSNGSFRGAILDNHLSLISIHPNTLNIIPEIATHWAFGDDKKTMYFKLNKNAKWSDGTPVTAYDFEFTLDFMRSKHIVAPWYNDYYTKEIDKVIVYDNHTLAVVSSKAAPELHLRLSLTPTPRHFYKKLDETFVKKYNWAIIPNTGAYQIASFKKNKNVIFERNKDWWAKDLKYLKNRFNVDKVVFEVVRDSNISWEYFKKAKIDVFSLTIPQYWHIKSNIDIFENGYANKIWFFNNTPQSAMGMWLNQDKELFKDKNLRYAFAHAMNIQKVIEKVLWNDYFRLEHGFMGYGNYTNNDIKARRFDLDKVEQYMKSSGWKRGSDGIWEKNGSRCSVNVTYGYDEHTPRLVVLKEEAKKAGIELNLKLLDASTSFKQILEKNHDVAWMGWSTSLIPQYWEHFHSENAHKTQTNNITNTDDPEMDKLIDAYRNSLDANERMDLSKKIQEKIHEIGCFIPTFMVPYVRHGYWRWWQLPDVPGTMHSNDLFAPFSSFTGGLFWYDDDIYKETLKAMKEKKKLSPVNTLDETYKIK from the coding sequence ATGAAATATTATTTCACATTAGTATTATTAACAATTCTTTTTTTACCGATATTTGGGATTTCTTCAGAAATGAAAGATATGCCAAAATTGCCTCAGGATATTAAATGGCTTACAAACGATTCTGATCCTGTTTTTGCATCTGAAAAAGCTAAAAAAGGAGGATCCATAACTTTTTCAATATTAAGCTATCCTATGACATTTAGAACGGTTGGACCTGATTCAAACGGTAGTTTTAGAGGTGCAATACTTGATAATCATCTTTCTCTGATATCAATTCATCCGAATACATTAAATATTATACCTGAAATTGCTACTCATTGGGCTTTTGGTGACGATAAAAAAACAATGTATTTTAAATTAAATAAAAATGCAAAATGGTCTGATGGAACTCCTGTTACAGCTTATGATTTTGAGTTTACCCTTGATTTTATGCGTTCAAAGCATATAGTAGCGCCTTGGTATAACGATTATTACACAAAAGAAATAGATAAAGTAATTGTATATGACAATCATACGTTAGCTGTTGTTAGTTCTAAAGCCGCTCCAGAGCTTCATTTAAGACTGTCATTAACTCCGACTCCAAGACATTTTTACAAAAAATTAGACGAAACTTTTGTAAAAAAATATAATTGGGCAATTATTCCAAATACTGGAGCATATCAAATAGCAAGCTTCAAAAAAAATAAAAATGTTATTTTTGAAAGGAACAAAGATTGGTGGGCAAAGGATTTAAAATATTTAAAAAATAGATTCAATGTTGATAAGGTTGTTTTTGAAGTTGTTAGAGATTCAAATATATCCTGGGAATATTTTAAAAAAGCCAAGATTGATGTTTTTTCATTAACAATACCTCAATATTGGCACATAAAATCAAATATTGATATTTTTGAAAATGGCTATGCAAATAAGATTTGGTTTTTCAATAATACTCCTCAATCTGCCATGGGAATGTGGCTTAATCAGGACAAAGAACTATTTAAAGATAAAAATTTAAGATATGCCTTTGCCCATGCCATGAACATTCAAAAAGTAATTGAAAAGGTTCTTTGGAATGACTACTTTAGACTTGAGCACGGTTTTATGGGTTATGGTAATTATACAAACAACGATATTAAGGCAAGACGGTTTGATTTGGATAAAGTTGAACAATACATGAAATCAAGTGGGTGGAAAAGAGGATCTGATGGTATATGGGAAAAAAACGGCTCGCGATGTTCAGTTAATGTTACTTATGGTTATGATGAACATACTCCAAGACTCGTTGTTTTAAAAGAAGAAGCAAAAAAAGCAGGAATAGAACTTAATTTGAAACTTCTTGATGCTTCTACATCTTTCAAGCAAATTCTTGAAAAAAATCATGATGTCGCTTGGATGGGTTGGAGTACATCCCTTATTCCCCAGTATTGGGAGCATTTTCATTCTGAAAACGCCCATAAAACTCAAACAAATAATATCACTAATACGGATGATCCAGAAATGGATAAACTTATAGACGCCTATAGAAACAGCCTTGATGCAAATGAACGAATGGATCTTTCTAAAAAAATTCAAGAAAAAATCCATGAAATTGGATGTTTTATACCAACATTTATGGTTCCTTATGTTAGGCATGGTTATTGGAGATGGTGGCAGCTTCCAGATGTACCTGGAACAATGCATTCAAATGATTTATTTGCCCCATTTTCAAGCTTTACAGGTGGGCTTTTTTGGTATGATGATGATATTTACAAAGAAACACTAAAGGCGATGAAAGAAAAAAAGAAATTAAGCCCTGTAAATACACTTGACGAAACTTATAAAATTAAATGA